One window of Solwaraspora sp. WMMA2056 genomic DNA carries:
- a CDS encoding polysaccharide biosynthesis tyrosine autokinase — protein sequence MELRDYFDAVRKRWLWVIAAMTVTVGVAVVVNVRATPQYATSVTFFVSTSSAQGVTDAYQGGLFSQQRVKSYSGLLASDRLADTVVNRHSLGLTAGEVQARISARPVPDTVLLQATVTDSSPNRSERIATAIAGEFVDLVQRLETSPGADRPAVKVEVVSGPLLNPTPVSPQPVRNVALGLLLGLLAGVGLALLRGLLDNTVRSVEQIQEVTAAPLLGTIPLDSTARREPLIIGRQTHSPRAESFRQLRTNLQFADVDKPIRSLLVTSAMPEEGKTTTATNLALTFAEAGSSVVLVEADLRRPQATSYLDMEGAVGLTNVLAGHAELDDVLQPWGDSGMTLLPSGFIPPNPSELLGSQQMADLLTSLRSRFDIVIVDTAPLVPVTDAAPIAAQVDGAILVGRCAKTTEAHLRAATAALRAVDARLLGCVLNMTPHRSGSHHYYYNDRGRGRRGSRTSAPARQRQAAVDTAVPVADQPTPTGGAAVKAS from the coding sequence ATGGAACTGCGGGACTACTTCGACGCGGTGCGGAAACGGTGGCTCTGGGTGATAGCGGCGATGACCGTCACGGTGGGCGTCGCGGTCGTCGTCAACGTGCGGGCGACCCCGCAGTACGCCACCTCCGTGACGTTCTTCGTCTCGACCTCCAGCGCCCAGGGGGTGACCGACGCCTACCAGGGCGGACTGTTCTCCCAGCAGCGCGTCAAGTCCTACAGCGGGCTACTGGCCAGCGACCGGCTCGCCGACACCGTGGTGAACCGGCACAGCCTCGGGCTGACCGCCGGGGAGGTGCAGGCCCGGATCAGCGCCCGCCCGGTGCCCGACACCGTCCTGTTGCAGGCGACCGTCACGGACAGTTCGCCGAACCGGTCGGAGCGCATCGCCACGGCGATCGCCGGAGAGTTCGTCGACCTGGTCCAGCGGCTGGAGACCTCACCCGGCGCCGACCGCCCGGCGGTCAAGGTCGAGGTCGTCTCCGGGCCGCTGCTCAATCCCACCCCGGTCTCGCCCCAACCGGTCCGCAACGTCGCACTGGGTCTGCTGCTGGGCCTGCTGGCCGGCGTCGGTCTCGCGCTGCTGCGCGGCCTGCTGGACAACACCGTACGCAGCGTCGAACAGATCCAGGAGGTGACCGCCGCACCGCTGCTGGGCACCATCCCGCTGGACAGCACCGCCCGTCGGGAACCGCTCATCATCGGCCGGCAGACCCACTCCCCGCGCGCGGAGTCGTTCCGCCAGCTGCGGACCAACCTGCAGTTCGCCGACGTCGACAAGCCGATCCGCAGCCTCCTGGTGACCAGCGCGATGCCGGAGGAGGGCAAGACCACCACCGCCACCAACCTGGCGCTGACCTTCGCCGAGGCAGGCAGCTCGGTGGTGCTCGTCGAAGCCGACCTGCGCCGGCCGCAGGCCACCTCCTACCTGGACATGGAGGGCGCCGTCGGTCTGACGAACGTCCTCGCCGGGCACGCCGAGCTCGACGACGTGCTGCAGCCCTGGGGCGACAGCGGGATGACCCTGCTGCCCAGTGGGTTCATCCCGCCGAATCCGAGCGAACTGCTCGGCTCCCAGCAGATGGCGGACCTGCTGACCAGTCTCCGGTCGCGGTTCGACATCGTGATCGTGGACACCGCGCCGCTGGTGCCGGTGACCGACGCGGCGCCGATCGCCGCGCAGGTCGACGGTGCCATCCTGGTGGGCCGCTGCGCCAAGACCACCGAGGCGCACCTGCGTGCCGCCACGGCCGCGTTGCGGGCGGTGGATGCCCGGCTGCTCGGCTGCGTACTGAACATGACGCCGCACCGCAGCGGCTCCCACCACTACTACTACAACGACCGCGGCCGCGGCCGGCGCGGCAGCCGTACGTCGGCTCCGGCCCGCCAGCGGCAGGCCGCCGTCGACACCGCCGTGCCGGTCGCCGATCAGCCGACGCCGACCGGTGGCGCCGCCGTCAAGGCTTCATGA
- a CDS encoding low molecular weight phosphatase family protein — protein MSTNRFTTLFVCRANICRSPMAERLARHEFATRLGPDATVFVTHSAGTHALVAHPMHPHTETVLRERQADPTGFVSRQVEAAMLEDADLILTASRRHRAHCVALAPRTVGRTFTVRQFGRLARAVPAATGPAQPDLVDRARALVRDAAAARGRVQPVSAEADDLADPVRRPLDDFRGCARQISLTVDTMLDLIMKP, from the coding sequence ATGTCCACTAACCGGTTCACCACCCTGTTCGTGTGTCGGGCCAACATCTGCCGGTCGCCGATGGCCGAACGGCTGGCCCGGCACGAGTTCGCCACCCGGTTGGGGCCCGACGCGACGGTCTTCGTCACCCACAGCGCCGGCACCCATGCGTTGGTCGCCCACCCGATGCACCCACACACCGAGACCGTGCTACGGGAACGCCAGGCCGATCCGACCGGGTTCGTCAGTCGGCAGGTGGAGGCGGCCATGCTCGAGGACGCGGATCTGATCCTGACCGCGAGTCGACGGCACCGGGCGCACTGCGTGGCGTTGGCGCCACGTACCGTGGGTCGGACCTTCACCGTCCGCCAGTTCGGCCGGCTGGCCCGCGCGGTGCCCGCCGCGACCGGGCCGGCGCAGCCGGACCTGGTCGACCGGGCGCGCGCCCTGGTGCGGGACGCCGCCGCCGCACGTGGGCGGGTCCAGCCGGTCTCCGCGGAGGCCGACGACCTCGCCGACCCGGTGCGGCGACCGCTCGACGACTTCCGGGGCTGTGCCCGGCAGATCAGTCTGACGGTCGACACGATGTTGGACCTCATCATGAAGCCTTGA
- a CDS encoding aminotransferase class I/II-fold pyridoxal phosphate-dependent enzyme — protein MTGQIHLSAPDVTGLEEEFLVAAVRSGWVAPTGPDVDAFEREMAQRVGVRDAVAVNAATSGLHLALLALGVGPSHAVVVPTMTFAAAANAVAYTGAEPVFVDCEPSTGNIDVTLLAELLARRTPHRPPVRAVIAVDMFGRCADYDTLLPLCARHGVPVVEDAAEAVGATLAGRPAGGFGRVGVFSFNGNKIMTTSGGGMVLTDDVELARRCRYLASQARQPVPHYEHTEVGYNYRLSNLLAALGRAQLRRLDSMIDRRRETRARYAKTFADVAGVRLLGATGDAPDQGSNAWLTVVVVDRPTAGWAAADLGRYLADHRIETRPVWKPMHQQPVFADARRVLTGAADRLFATGLALPSGSALSDGQIDRVLAAIDAFLDGDRSPR, from the coding sequence ATGACCGGGCAGATCCATCTGTCGGCGCCGGACGTCACCGGACTCGAGGAGGAGTTCCTGGTCGCGGCGGTGCGGTCCGGCTGGGTGGCACCGACCGGCCCGGACGTCGACGCCTTCGAGCGGGAAATGGCGCAGCGGGTCGGGGTGCGGGACGCGGTCGCCGTCAACGCCGCTACGTCCGGGCTGCACCTGGCGTTGCTGGCACTCGGCGTCGGCCCTAGTCACGCGGTCGTGGTGCCGACGATGACGTTCGCCGCCGCCGCGAACGCGGTCGCCTACACCGGGGCCGAGCCGGTCTTCGTCGACTGCGAGCCGTCGACCGGCAACATCGACGTCACGCTGCTGGCCGAGCTGCTCGCCCGGCGAACCCCGCACCGGCCGCCGGTCCGGGCGGTGATCGCGGTCGACATGTTCGGTCGCTGCGCCGACTACGACACCCTGCTGCCGTTGTGCGCGCGCCACGGGGTTCCGGTCGTGGAGGACGCGGCGGAGGCTGTCGGGGCGACCCTGGCGGGCCGTCCGGCGGGCGGGTTCGGCCGGGTCGGTGTCTTCTCCTTCAACGGCAACAAGATAATGACCACCTCGGGCGGTGGCATGGTACTCACCGACGACGTCGAGCTGGCCCGGCGCTGCCGGTACCTGGCCAGCCAGGCCCGCCAACCGGTGCCGCACTACGAACACACCGAGGTCGGCTACAACTACCGGCTCAGCAACCTGCTCGCCGCGTTGGGCCGGGCCCAGCTGCGTCGGTTGGACTCGATGATCGACCGCCGCCGGGAGACCCGGGCCCGGTACGCGAAGACCTTCGCCGACGTCGCCGGAGTGCGACTGCTCGGTGCCACCGGGGACGCGCCGGACCAGGGCAGCAACGCCTGGCTCACCGTTGTCGTGGTGGACCGGCCGACGGCCGGCTGGGCGGCTGCCGACCTCGGTCGCTACCTCGCCGACCACCGGATCGAGACCCGTCCGGTGTGGAAACCGATGCATCAGCAGCCGGTCTTCGCCGACGCCCGGCGGGTACTCACCGGGGCCGCCGACCGGCTGTTCGCCACCGGACTGGCACTGCCGAGTGGCTCGGCGCTCAGCGACGGCCAGATCGACCGCGTGCTGGCTGCCATCGACGCGTTCCTCGACGGCGACCGGAGCCCCCGGTGA
- a CDS encoding NeuD/PglB/VioB family sugar acetyltransferase has protein sequence MSARDLVIVGCGGHGREVFGIVAAINAAGATPRWRVVGFVDDDPSPTNKARVDRLGVPLLGALNWLTAHDAPPAYVLGVGAPTSRQALDRRIAAATARRLRAATLIHPGATVGPDSTLGAGVVLFAGSRVTTNVTLGRHVHLNQNSVVGHDTTVGDHCSVNPLAAVSGDCQVAEAVLIGTTAAVLQGLRVGAGATVGAGACVVRDVPAGAVVKGVPAR, from the coding sequence GTGAGCGCCCGGGACCTGGTGATCGTCGGCTGTGGTGGGCACGGCCGGGAGGTGTTCGGCATCGTCGCGGCGATCAACGCCGCCGGCGCGACACCCCGCTGGCGCGTCGTCGGTTTCGTCGACGACGATCCGTCGCCGACGAACAAGGCCCGGGTGGATCGGCTCGGCGTACCACTGCTGGGCGCCCTCAACTGGCTCACCGCCCACGACGCGCCACCGGCGTACGTCCTGGGCGTCGGCGCGCCGACGTCCCGGCAGGCGCTCGATCGGCGGATCGCCGCCGCCACGGCGCGGCGGCTGCGCGCCGCGACCCTGATCCACCCGGGCGCCACCGTCGGCCCGGACAGCACGCTCGGTGCCGGCGTCGTGCTGTTCGCCGGCTCCCGGGTCACCACCAACGTCACCCTCGGCCGGCACGTACATCTGAACCAGAACAGTGTGGTCGGCCACGACACGACGGTGGGTGACCACTGTTCGGTCAATCCGCTGGCGGCGGTCTCCGGTGACTGCCAGGTGGCCGAGGCGGTCCTGATCGGGACGACGGCGGCGGTGCTGCAAGGGCTGCGCGTCGGCGCGGGCGCGACTGTCGGCGCCGGGGCCTGCGTCGTGCGCGACGTGCCGGCCGGCGCGGTCGTCAAAGGGGTCCCCGCGCGATGA
- a CDS encoding glycosyltransferase family 4 protein produces MTVRIVVMLKTTEGGRWIVPQVEELRRRGHEVTVVLPAGPGRLRDLLRRGGVSMVDSPFRFRFRPGIATLVQLWRLRRLIRRLRPDVLQYHHYHAALAARLSTLGLGVARVFMVPGPLFLESRLIRASERFLVRLDDVVIAGSGCTAARYRSLGRADRSLPVVPYGVDTRTFRPPDVATRLAARRRLELPDDVFVAIMVAYVYAPKNLVHRGTGIKGHDVLLHAWRTFHRDRPQSRLILVGAGWDAAGEEHRQALIRRFDIAGDPSIDWYAGVVDVSRYYAAANVSVSPSLSENHGAALEAGAVAVPSIVSDAGGLPETVVPDSGWIVPAGDVDSLVAALHTAYAEFRSGGLRRRGLAARELVEQRFDSGDCARAVADVIEVTGGLHPVPRRHRRLAGSATG; encoded by the coding sequence GTGACTGTGCGGATCGTGGTGATGCTCAAGACGACGGAGGGCGGCCGGTGGATCGTGCCGCAGGTCGAGGAGCTGCGCCGGCGCGGCCACGAGGTGACGGTGGTGCTGCCGGCCGGGCCCGGCCGGCTGCGCGACCTCTTGCGGCGCGGCGGGGTGTCGATGGTGGACTCACCGTTCCGGTTCCGCTTCCGCCCGGGGATCGCGACGCTCGTGCAGCTGTGGCGACTGCGCCGGTTGATCCGACGGCTCCGCCCCGACGTACTGCAGTACCACCACTACCACGCCGCGCTGGCGGCCCGGCTGAGCACGCTGGGTCTCGGCGTCGCCCGGGTGTTCATGGTGCCGGGCCCACTGTTCCTGGAGTCCCGGCTGATCCGCGCGAGTGAACGGTTCCTGGTCCGTCTCGACGACGTGGTGATCGCCGGCAGCGGTTGCACCGCCGCGCGGTACCGGTCGCTCGGCCGCGCGGACCGGAGCCTGCCGGTCGTGCCGTACGGCGTTGACACCCGGACGTTCCGGCCGCCGGACGTCGCGACCCGGCTGGCGGCCCGCCGCCGCCTCGAGCTGCCGGACGACGTCTTCGTGGCGATCATGGTCGCCTACGTCTACGCGCCCAAGAACCTCGTGCACCGGGGCACCGGCATCAAGGGCCACGACGTACTGCTGCATGCCTGGCGGACGTTCCACCGGGACCGTCCGCAGTCCCGGCTGATCCTGGTGGGGGCGGGGTGGGACGCTGCCGGCGAGGAGCACCGCCAGGCGCTGATCCGGCGGTTCGACATCGCGGGCGATCCGAGCATCGACTGGTACGCCGGTGTCGTCGACGTCAGCCGGTACTACGCGGCCGCGAACGTCAGTGTGAGCCCGTCGCTGTCGGAGAACCACGGCGCGGCGTTGGAAGCGGGCGCCGTGGCCGTACCGTCGATCGTCTCCGACGCCGGTGGGCTGCCGGAGACCGTCGTCCCCGACAGCGGCTGGATCGTCCCGGCCGGGGATGTCGACAGCCTCGTCGCCGCGCTGCACACCGCGTACGCGGAGTTCCGCTCCGGCGGGCTGCGGCGACGCGGGTTGGCAGCCCGTGAACTGGTCGAACAGCGCTTCGACAGCGGTGACTGCGCGCGGGCCGTCGCAGACGTGATCGAGGTGACCGGCGGGCTCCATCCGGTGCCCCGTCGGCACCGGCGGTTGGCGGGCTCGGCCACCGGCTGA
- a CDS encoding glycosyltransferase gives MSGPAHSFWTRYLSAFERVRVIARTCSVTQPPPGAARVDGTGVEVWPLPYYVGPVRYLLRRRALRRSLSDAVRDVEGVLLRVPSPLANLLVPVLRRQRRGYALEVVGDPQDVFAAGVVRHPGRLLMRFWAVRALREQCRRAVGAAYVTETHLQRRYPPGPNTTATWYSSADLPAAAFVDQARTPPPRTAPVTLISVGALEQMYKGVDVLLLAMCRLNGRGVAVRLVHVGDGRLRPRLERLAAQHNLTDQVTFTGALPASAVFEQLDRADLFVMPSRTEGLPRAMIEAMARGLPVIGTSVGGVPELIGPDCLALAGDPAALAEAIAALLADPQRMADVASGNLARARDYRVEALAPRRAAFYRTFRVACRPATVSPAVTPREPAATR, from the coding sequence GTGTCCGGACCGGCCCACTCGTTCTGGACCCGGTACCTGTCCGCGTTCGAACGGGTGCGGGTGATCGCCCGGACCTGTTCGGTGACACAGCCGCCACCCGGTGCGGCCAGGGTGGACGGGACCGGTGTCGAGGTCTGGCCGTTGCCGTACTACGTCGGACCGGTCCGGTACCTGCTGCGCCGTCGGGCCCTGCGCCGGTCGCTGTCCGACGCGGTCCGTGACGTCGAGGGTGTTCTGCTGCGGGTGCCGTCGCCGCTGGCCAACCTCCTGGTGCCGGTGCTGCGCCGGCAGCGCCGGGGCTACGCACTCGAGGTCGTGGGTGACCCACAGGACGTGTTCGCCGCCGGGGTGGTGCGCCATCCCGGCCGGCTGCTGATGCGTTTCTGGGCGGTTCGCGCGCTGCGCGAACAGTGCCGGCGGGCCGTCGGCGCGGCCTACGTCACCGAGACCCACCTGCAGCGCCGCTATCCGCCCGGACCCAACACGACCGCCACCTGGTACTCCAGCGCCGACCTGCCGGCCGCGGCGTTCGTCGACCAGGCGCGGACCCCACCGCCCCGTACCGCACCGGTGACCCTGATCTCGGTCGGCGCGCTGGAGCAGATGTACAAGGGCGTAGACGTCCTGCTGTTGGCGATGTGCCGGCTCAACGGCCGCGGAGTCGCGGTCCGTCTCGTGCACGTGGGTGACGGTCGGCTCCGCCCCCGCCTCGAACGCCTCGCGGCGCAGCACAACCTGACCGACCAGGTCACCTTCACCGGTGCCCTGCCCGCTTCGGCGGTGTTCGAGCAGCTCGACCGGGCCGACCTGTTCGTCATGCCGTCGCGTACCGAGGGGTTGCCCCGCGCGATGATCGAGGCGATGGCGCGTGGCCTGCCGGTGATCGGGACATCGGTCGGTGGCGTCCCGGAGCTGATCGGTCCCGACTGTCTGGCTCTGGCGGGCGACCCGGCGGCCCTGGCGGAGGCGATCGCGGCGCTGCTGGCGGATCCGCAGCGGATGGCCGATGTCGCGTCGGGGAACCTGGCCAGGGCGCGCGACTACCGCGTCGAGGCGTTGGCCCCGCGCCGGGCGGCCTTCTACCGGACGTTCCGGGTCGCCTGCCGACCGGCCACGGTGTCGCCAGCGGTGACCCCGCGGGAACCTGCCGCCACCCGCTGA
- a CDS encoding nucleotide sugar dehydrogenase has protein sequence MESAPVVVVGQGYVGLPVAMRAVQVGHHVIGVDTNVERVAMLRCGTSYVEDIPDDQVRVALATGRYTATTDYADTAGFGTAVITVPTPLRDGAPDLRYIEDAARSLATRLTPGATVVLESTTYPGTTDELLRPLLEKGSGLQAGLDFHLGYSPERIDPGNREWTFVNTPKVVSGITTESLRAVQAFYDGLVERTIAVRGTREAETTKLLENTFRHVNIALVNELAMYAHMLGIDIWDAIDAASTKPFGFMRFTPGPGVGGHCLPVDPSYLSWEVKRSLGRSFRFVELANDVNNYMPTYVVERLTSAMNRRSRAVRGATVLLIGLAYKPNSGDCRESPAVRVAELLHLAGARVRVVDPYLQPAQLPPFVHAAPLTADEVAAADAVIVLTDHDGIDYDLLATAPLVLDTRRRLTATAGTELL, from the coding sequence ATGGAGAGCGCTCCGGTAGTCGTCGTCGGCCAGGGATACGTCGGTCTGCCCGTGGCCATGCGGGCCGTACAGGTCGGCCACCACGTCATCGGGGTGGACACCAACGTCGAGCGCGTCGCCATGCTGCGCTGCGGCACGTCGTACGTCGAGGACATCCCCGACGACCAGGTACGCGTGGCGTTGGCCACCGGCCGGTACACCGCCACCACCGACTACGCCGACACGGCCGGCTTCGGCACGGCGGTCATCACCGTCCCCACTCCGCTGCGCGACGGGGCACCCGACCTGCGCTACATCGAGGACGCCGCACGGTCACTCGCCACGCGTCTGACCCCCGGCGCGACGGTCGTACTGGAGTCGACCACCTACCCGGGAACCACCGACGAACTGCTGCGCCCGTTGCTGGAAAAAGGCAGCGGGCTGCAGGCCGGCCTCGACTTCCACCTGGGGTACAGCCCGGAACGCATCGACCCGGGCAACCGGGAGTGGACGTTCGTCAACACCCCCAAGGTCGTCTCCGGGATCACCACCGAGTCGCTGCGGGCCGTGCAGGCCTTCTACGACGGCCTGGTGGAACGCACCATCGCGGTCCGGGGCACCCGGGAGGCAGAGACCACCAAACTGCTGGAGAACACCTTCCGGCACGTCAACATCGCCCTGGTCAACGAACTGGCGATGTACGCGCACATGCTCGGCATCGACATCTGGGACGCGATCGACGCGGCCAGCACGAAACCGTTCGGGTTCATGCGGTTCACCCCCGGGCCGGGCGTCGGCGGACACTGCCTGCCGGTCGATCCGTCGTACCTGTCGTGGGAGGTCAAGCGCAGCCTCGGCCGCAGCTTCCGGTTCGTCGAACTGGCCAACGACGTCAACAACTACATGCCGACGTACGTCGTGGAACGGCTGACCAGCGCGATGAACCGGCGCAGCCGGGCGGTCCGGGGCGCCACCGTGCTGCTGATCGGGCTGGCGTACAAGCCCAACAGCGGCGACTGCCGGGAGTCACCAGCCGTACGGGTCGCCGAACTGCTGCACCTGGCCGGTGCGCGGGTCCGGGTGGTCGACCCGTACCTGCAGCCGGCGCAGCTGCCGCCGTTCGTCCACGCCGCGCCGCTCACCGCCGACGAGGTCGCCGCCGCTGACGCGGTGATCGTGCTGACCGACCACGACGGGATCGACTACGACCTGCTGGCCACCGCGCCGCTGGTGCTCGACACCCGGCGGCGGCTCACCGCCACCGCCGGCACCGAACTGCTCTGA
- a CDS encoding GNAT family N-acetyltransferase: MSTTTDAPTLPAGYVARPPTAADAPEIFALIAACNSAVVGRPDYTLAEVADELAEPDFDPARDGWLVHDQQGRLVGWGWSCRKGDSDTVDIDAYHVPHEPQVGQWLWHRAQHRAVAIAAERGHRRAVLDVGCYREDTATAARLAGYGFGVATVFNRLFIAHDPTNVPALPPPGDGVRIRDMATDPGSRRDAWTVHQAAFADHFGFAAKSYTDWTAHLESQSSHDWSLGEVAYLGPTPVAMVLRSHAFVADERSGYVWLLAVHPHWQGRGLGRLLLRRALAADAHAGRRGTFLHVDTDPRRPALGLYLAEGMRPVQVIDAWRRIVALPGEVGGGTA; the protein is encoded by the coding sequence GTGTCCACCACCACCGACGCTCCGACCCTGCCGGCGGGCTACGTAGCACGTCCGCCAACGGCTGCCGACGCCCCCGAGATATTCGCCCTGATCGCGGCCTGCAACTCGGCGGTCGTCGGCCGGCCCGACTACACTCTCGCCGAGGTGGCAGACGAGCTGGCCGAGCCCGACTTCGACCCGGCACGCGACGGCTGGCTGGTCCACGACCAGCAGGGCCGCCTCGTCGGCTGGGGCTGGTCGTGCCGCAAGGGCGACAGCGACACGGTCGACATCGACGCCTACCACGTCCCGCACGAGCCGCAGGTGGGGCAGTGGCTGTGGCACCGGGCGCAGCACCGGGCCGTCGCCATCGCCGCCGAGCGCGGTCACCGCCGCGCCGTGCTCGACGTCGGGTGCTACCGCGAGGACACCGCGACGGCCGCCCGGCTCGCCGGCTACGGGTTCGGCGTCGCCACGGTGTTCAACCGGCTGTTCATCGCCCACGACCCGACGAACGTCCCTGCGCTGCCGCCGCCCGGCGACGGGGTACGCATCCGCGACATGGCGACCGATCCCGGGTCCCGCCGCGACGCGTGGACAGTGCACCAGGCGGCGTTCGCCGACCACTTCGGCTTCGCCGCCAAGAGCTACACCGACTGGACCGCCCATCTCGAGTCGCAGAGCAGCCACGACTGGAGCCTCGGCGAGGTCGCCTACCTCGGCCCGACCCCGGTCGCGATGGTGCTGCGCTCACATGCCTTCGTCGCCGACGAGCGCAGCGGCTACGTCTGGCTGCTCGCCGTGCATCCGCACTGGCAGGGCCGCGGCCTCGGTCGGCTGCTGCTGCGCCGGGCGCTCGCCGCCGACGCCCACGCCGGCCGGCGGGGCACCTTCCTGCACGTCGACACCGATCCGCGCCGGCCGGCGCTCGGGCTGTACCTCGCCGAAGGGATGCGACCGGTCCAGGTGATCGACGCCTGGCGGCGGATCGTCGCGCTGCCCGGCGAGGTCGGCGGCGGTACGGCGTAG